A window of Juglans regia cultivar Chandler chromosome 7, Walnut 2.0, whole genome shotgun sequence contains these coding sequences:
- the LOC108996266 gene encoding uncharacterized protein LOC108996266 isoform X1 gives MHCIIERFSSCDNNLTPKMPKVRRMRALPADQARASCYPNSSMNIEQHKSEEQLGSADDVKEWEEARCPICMEHPHNAVLLKCSAHENGCRPYMCNTSYRHSNCLDQFCKSFAPHASITLLQEIPFTNSAFRRGEHGLDPGQARQCGNQLQPKLVCPLCRGEIYGYHIVEPARKFMNSRARSCSSEMCDFSGTYSKLRKHARSEHPSVRPSEVDPMRQSDWTRLERERDLEDVLSSLHPEFVEESSEENTLSAEFSGWMSSILEAMFRTLGLSLMVHLSDVSSDREQLHNRRSERASRADYDMEASPLVGRSTDLSSEGMPRQTTRWAHDDDDASAATRRDNNLSSVRVRQTPEWSSENTSRFWPSQSRSSFTSSGRPRFRQMRGHSPRSAHSFTRYPRQSTDNTAPHSRRLRWRDERWSPYNSQR, from the exons ATGCATTGCATTATTGAACG ATTTAGTTCCTGTGATAACAACTTGACTCCCAAAATGCCAAAGGTCAGAAGAATGCGAGCCTTGCCTGCTGATCAGGCAAGGGCATCTTGTTACCCTAATAGCTCCATGAACATTGAGCAACATAAATCGGAAGAACAATTGGGATCAGCTGATGATGTGAAAGAATGGGAGGAGGCTAGGTGCCCAATCTGTATGGAACATCCTCATAATGCTGTTCTTTTAAAGTGTTCCGCCCATGAGAACGGTTGCCGCCCCTACATGTGCAACACTAGTTATCGGCACTCCAATTGTCTTGATCAGTTCTGTAAGTCATTTGCTCCACATGCCTCCATAACACTACTCCAAGAAATTCCTTTCACAAACTCGGCCTTTCGCAGAGGGGAACATGGGTTGGACCCTGGGCAAGCAAGACAGTGTGGGAACCAATTGCAGCCAAAGCTTGTCTGCCCTCTTTGTCGGGGAGAGATCTATGGGTATCATATTGTAGAGCCAGCTCGTAAATTCATGAATTCCAGAGCAAGGAGCTGTTCTTCTGAGATGTGTGATTTTAGTGGGACCTATTCAAAACTCAGGAAGCATGCAAGGTCTGAACACCCATCTGTCCGACCATCAGAGGTGGACCCCATGCGGCAAAGTGATTGGACAAGGTTGGAACGGGAAAGGGACTTGGAGGATGTCCTTAGCTCACTTCATCCAGAGTTTGTGGAAGAGAGCAGTGAAGAAAACACCCTATCGGCAGAGTTCAGTGGATGGATGTCTTCCATTTTGGAGGCCATGTTTCGTACTCTTGGGCTCTCTCTCATGGTTCATCTCTCGGATGTTTCAAGTGATAGAGAACAGTTGCACAATAGGAGATCTGAGAGAGCATCAAGGGCAGATTATGATATGGAGGCCAGTCCCCTTGTTGGAAGGAGCACTGATTTGTCCTCAGAGGGTATGCCTAGGCAAACCACTCGATGggctcatgatgatgatgatgctagtGCTGCTACTAGGCGAGACAATAATTTGTCATCAGTGCGTGTGCGACAAACGCCGGAGTGGTCATCAGAGAATACTTCCCGTTTCTGGCCATCTCAGAGCAGGTCCTCTTTTACCTCATCTGGTAGGCCCCGCTTCCGGCAAATGCGTGGGCATTCACCTAGGAGTGCTCACAGTTTTACACGGTATCCTAGGCAGTCAACAGATAATACAGCACCCCATTCCCGACGGTTGCGATGGAGGGATGAAAGATGGTCACCGTACAATAGCCAGCGCTAG
- the LOC108996266 gene encoding uncharacterized protein LOC108996266 isoform X2: MHCIIERSCDNNLTPKMPKVRRMRALPADQARASCYPNSSMNIEQHKSEEQLGSADDVKEWEEARCPICMEHPHNAVLLKCSAHENGCRPYMCNTSYRHSNCLDQFCKSFAPHASITLLQEIPFTNSAFRRGEHGLDPGQARQCGNQLQPKLVCPLCRGEIYGYHIVEPARKFMNSRARSCSSEMCDFSGTYSKLRKHARSEHPSVRPSEVDPMRQSDWTRLERERDLEDVLSSLHPEFVEESSEENTLSAEFSGWMSSILEAMFRTLGLSLMVHLSDVSSDREQLHNRRSERASRADYDMEASPLVGRSTDLSSEGMPRQTTRWAHDDDDASAATRRDNNLSSVRVRQTPEWSSENTSRFWPSQSRSSFTSSGRPRFRQMRGHSPRSAHSFTRYPRQSTDNTAPHSRRLRWRDERWSPYNSQR, from the exons ATGCATTGCATTATTGAACG TTCCTGTGATAACAACTTGACTCCCAAAATGCCAAAGGTCAGAAGAATGCGAGCCTTGCCTGCTGATCAGGCAAGGGCATCTTGTTACCCTAATAGCTCCATGAACATTGAGCAACATAAATCGGAAGAACAATTGGGATCAGCTGATGATGTGAAAGAATGGGAGGAGGCTAGGTGCCCAATCTGTATGGAACATCCTCATAATGCTGTTCTTTTAAAGTGTTCCGCCCATGAGAACGGTTGCCGCCCCTACATGTGCAACACTAGTTATCGGCACTCCAATTGTCTTGATCAGTTCTGTAAGTCATTTGCTCCACATGCCTCCATAACACTACTCCAAGAAATTCCTTTCACAAACTCGGCCTTTCGCAGAGGGGAACATGGGTTGGACCCTGGGCAAGCAAGACAGTGTGGGAACCAATTGCAGCCAAAGCTTGTCTGCCCTCTTTGTCGGGGAGAGATCTATGGGTATCATATTGTAGAGCCAGCTCGTAAATTCATGAATTCCAGAGCAAGGAGCTGTTCTTCTGAGATGTGTGATTTTAGTGGGACCTATTCAAAACTCAGGAAGCATGCAAGGTCTGAACACCCATCTGTCCGACCATCAGAGGTGGACCCCATGCGGCAAAGTGATTGGACAAGGTTGGAACGGGAAAGGGACTTGGAGGATGTCCTTAGCTCACTTCATCCAGAGTTTGTGGAAGAGAGCAGTGAAGAAAACACCCTATCGGCAGAGTTCAGTGGATGGATGTCTTCCATTTTGGAGGCCATGTTTCGTACTCTTGGGCTCTCTCTCATGGTTCATCTCTCGGATGTTTCAAGTGATAGAGAACAGTTGCACAATAGGAGATCTGAGAGAGCATCAAGGGCAGATTATGATATGGAGGCCAGTCCCCTTGTTGGAAGGAGCACTGATTTGTCCTCAGAGGGTATGCCTAGGCAAACCACTCGATGggctcatgatgatgatgatgctagtGCTGCTACTAGGCGAGACAATAATTTGTCATCAGTGCGTGTGCGACAAACGCCGGAGTGGTCATCAGAGAATACTTCCCGTTTCTGGCCATCTCAGAGCAGGTCCTCTTTTACCTCATCTGGTAGGCCCCGCTTCCGGCAAATGCGTGGGCATTCACCTAGGAGTGCTCACAGTTTTACACGGTATCCTAGGCAGTCAACAGATAATACAGCACCCCATTCCCGACGGTTGCGATGGAGGGATGAAAGATGGTCACCGTACAATAGCCAGCGCTAG
- the LOC108996075 gene encoding late embryogenesis abundant protein 2-like, with amino-acid sequence MASRDLSYRAGETKGQAEGKANQTMVATKEKAQETGEAAKGITSRAAQSVKESKDQTGSYLSEKTGVVKEKASEAAESAKPKDQAGPGILQQTGERVKNMAQSAADAVKNTVGMGKEGE; translated from the exons ATGGCATCCCGTGATCTGAGTTATCGAGCTGGTGAAACCAAGGGCCAAGCTGAG GGGAAAGCCAACCAGACGATGGTTGCTACGAAGGAGAAGGCCCAAGAAACCGGTGAAGCTGCCAAAGGGATTACCTCAAGAGCAGCCCAGTCTGTGAAAGAGTCCAAGGACCAAACCGGAAGCTACCTCTCTGAGAAGACCGGGGTCGTAAAGGAAAAGGCCTCCGAAGCCGCGGAGTCAGCGAAGCCGAAGGATCAGGCTGGCCCTGGAATACTCCAACAGACCGGGGAGCGTGTGAAGAACATGGCCCAAAGTGCGGCGGATGCGGTGAAGAATACGGTTGGCATGGGCAAAGAAGGCGAATGA
- the LOC108996377 gene encoding lys-63-specific deubiquitinase BRCC36-like, whose protein sequence is MSLTCVKMSEDVWLTCLTHALSTETEEIMGLLLGDIEYSKNGSVTALIWGASPQTRSDRRKDRVETNPEQLAAASAQAERMTTLTGRTTRVIGWYHSHPHITVLPSHVDVRTQAMYQLLDSGFIGLIISCFSEDVNKVGRIQVIAFQSSDGKQNHVSRPISLSPVNRSSIIDVESSLSSSENASAKSSSARVESPEQDTGDSTTAGGIKGGGRSTDLGVLFAHADADYIGRKRMGGSYHADSSENVVDIDPMDMSESMQEAMHRSNLDVRGAEHVRKEIPLHVLSTSSLIELESPLMSFTDLQHVLYEEEQAAYNQAVLQNARDGKVHPLTFIHHTSTYQASMCKLMEYCLSPAINALRDRLKENEIQLAKLNSESKSLEAEGLRAGESSSGSPRQIPYHDLRGNAVFGNRDLHSSAEPISMRPSVAGPGSRSRKGSR, encoded by the exons ATGTCTTTAACGTGTGTGAAAATGTCGGAAGATGTGTGGTTAACATGTCTGACGCATGCATTGTCCACAGAGACCGAAGAGATCATGGGTCTTCTTCTCGGTGATATTGAG TACTCTAAGAATGGGAGTGTAACTGCACTTATTTGGGGAGCATCACCGCAAACACGCTCCGACCGCAGAAAGGATCGTGTGGAGACTAATCCTGAACAGTTGGCTGCCGCATCAGCTCAGGCTGAG AGAATGACCACATTGACAGGAAGAACAACAAGAGTAATTGGGTGGTATCATTCGCATCCTCATATTACAGTTCTTCCTTCCCATGTTG ATGTACGAACTCAGGCGATGTATCAACTTCTAGATTCTGGGTTTATCGGGCTAATAATTTCCTGTTTTAGTGAAGATGTAAACAAG GTTGGAAGAATCCAAGTAATTGCTTTCCAATCCTCAGACGGGAAGCAGAATCATGTGTCAAGACCTATATCTCTATCCCCTGTAAATAGAAGTTCAATTATAGATGTTGAATCATCTTTAAGTTCCTCAGAAAATGCATCAGCAAAATCCAGCTCTGCAAGGGTAGAGAGTCCTGAACAAGACACTGGCGATTCAACAACTGCTGGAGGTATTAAG GGTGGTGGAAGATCCACGGACTTGGGAGTTCTCTTTGCGCACGCGGATGCTGATTATATAGGGAGGAAAAGGATGGGAGGAAGCTACCATGCTGATAGTTCAGAAAATGTTGTTGATATAGACCCCATGGATATGTCTGAGAGCATGCAAGAGGCTATGCACCGTTCAAATTTGGATGTGAG AGGTGCAGAGCATGTCAGGAAAGAAATTCCTCTTCATGTTTTGTCAACGTCATCCCTTATTGAGCTTGAGTCTCCTCTAATGTCGTTTACGGACTTGCAGCATGTGCTATATGAAGAGGAGCAGGCAGCATATAACCAAGCTGTATTGCAAAATGCTAG GGATGGGAAAGTGCATCCTCTTACTTTCATACATCACACCTCAACTTATCAGGCTTCCATGTGCAAATTAATGGAATATTG TTTAAGTCCTGCCATAAATGCACTCAGGGACCGCTTGAAAGAGAATGAGATTCAG TTAGCAAAGTTGAACAGTGAATCCAAAAGTTTAGAGGCTGAGGGTCTTAGAGCGGGTGAATCAAGTTCAGGATCTCCTCGTCAAATTCCGTATCATGATCTTCGAGGAAATGCTGTGTTTGGTAACAGGGACTTGCACAGTTCAGCTGAACCGATTAGCATGAGGCCAAGTGTTGCCGGTCCTGGTAGCCGGAGCAGAAAAGGGTCTCGCTGA
- the LOC108996423 gene encoding WD repeat-containing protein 43-like — translation MPAMKKKKKSRGEAVDGVLVNEEDPNEPTMGEKLASLNLTQNDKSKSDGAKIDDDKSGDERPEPSSLLEQPPSADSVQVLLKQALRADDRALLLDCLYNRDEKVIAKSVSLLNPADVLKLLQSLVSIIQSRGAILACALPWLKSVLLQHASGIMSQESSLLDLNSLFQLIESRVSTFESAIQLSSCLDILYTGVVDDEVDENGTTVPVVYEDKDESDEEESEDAMETDQDREDEEASDEAFDGVDDIEGSDGMTD, via the exons ATGCCggcaatgaagaagaagaagaaaa GTCGGGGAGAGGCGGTGGATGGAGTCCTTGTTAACGAGGAGGACCCGAATGAGCCCACCATGGGAGAGAAGCTCGCGAGTCTGAATCTGACACAGAATGATAAATCCAAGAGTGATGGTGCCAAGATTGATGATGACAAGAGCGGAGACGAACGGCCAGAGCCATCTTCTCTGCTCGAGCAGCCTCCAAGTGCGGACTCCGTTCAAGTGCTGCTTAAGCAGGCGTTACGCGCCGACGACCGTGCGCTTTTGTTGGATTGCTTGTACAACCGAGACGAGAAG GTTATTGCGAAGTCGGTTTCTTTGCTGAATCCGGCGGATGTTCTCAAGCTTTTGCAGTCTCTGGTTTCGATTATTCAGTCaag GGGTGCAATTTTGGCATGTGCACTTCCATGGCTAAAAAGTGTACTTCTTCAACATGCAAGTGGAATAATGTCCCAGGAATCTTCTTTACTTGACCTAAATTCTTTATTTCAG CTCATAGAGTCGAGAGTCTCGACTTTTGAATCAGCTATTCAACTATCCAGTTGCTTGGACATCCTTTACACAGGG GTTGTTGATGACGAAGTAGATGAGAATGGCACCACAGTGCCAGTAGTTTATGAGGACAAAGATGAAAGTGATGAAGAGGAATCTGAAGATGCCATGGAAACTGATCAAGatagagaagatgaagaagcaTCAGATGAAGCATTTGATGGTGTTGATGACATTGAGGGAAGTGATGGCATGACCGATTGA
- the LOC108996266 gene encoding uncharacterized protein LOC108996266 isoform X3, with product MPKVRRMRALPADQARASCYPNSSMNIEQHKSEEQLGSADDVKEWEEARCPICMEHPHNAVLLKCSAHENGCRPYMCNTSYRHSNCLDQFCKSFAPHASITLLQEIPFTNSAFRRGEHGLDPGQARQCGNQLQPKLVCPLCRGEIYGYHIVEPARKFMNSRARSCSSEMCDFSGTYSKLRKHARSEHPSVRPSEVDPMRQSDWTRLERERDLEDVLSSLHPEFVEESSEENTLSAEFSGWMSSILEAMFRTLGLSLMVHLSDVSSDREQLHNRRSERASRADYDMEASPLVGRSTDLSSEGMPRQTTRWAHDDDDASAATRRDNNLSSVRVRQTPEWSSENTSRFWPSQSRSSFTSSGRPRFRQMRGHSPRSAHSFTRYPRQSTDNTAPHSRRLRWRDERWSPYNSQR from the coding sequence ATGCCAAAGGTCAGAAGAATGCGAGCCTTGCCTGCTGATCAGGCAAGGGCATCTTGTTACCCTAATAGCTCCATGAACATTGAGCAACATAAATCGGAAGAACAATTGGGATCAGCTGATGATGTGAAAGAATGGGAGGAGGCTAGGTGCCCAATCTGTATGGAACATCCTCATAATGCTGTTCTTTTAAAGTGTTCCGCCCATGAGAACGGTTGCCGCCCCTACATGTGCAACACTAGTTATCGGCACTCCAATTGTCTTGATCAGTTCTGTAAGTCATTTGCTCCACATGCCTCCATAACACTACTCCAAGAAATTCCTTTCACAAACTCGGCCTTTCGCAGAGGGGAACATGGGTTGGACCCTGGGCAAGCAAGACAGTGTGGGAACCAATTGCAGCCAAAGCTTGTCTGCCCTCTTTGTCGGGGAGAGATCTATGGGTATCATATTGTAGAGCCAGCTCGTAAATTCATGAATTCCAGAGCAAGGAGCTGTTCTTCTGAGATGTGTGATTTTAGTGGGACCTATTCAAAACTCAGGAAGCATGCAAGGTCTGAACACCCATCTGTCCGACCATCAGAGGTGGACCCCATGCGGCAAAGTGATTGGACAAGGTTGGAACGGGAAAGGGACTTGGAGGATGTCCTTAGCTCACTTCATCCAGAGTTTGTGGAAGAGAGCAGTGAAGAAAACACCCTATCGGCAGAGTTCAGTGGATGGATGTCTTCCATTTTGGAGGCCATGTTTCGTACTCTTGGGCTCTCTCTCATGGTTCATCTCTCGGATGTTTCAAGTGATAGAGAACAGTTGCACAATAGGAGATCTGAGAGAGCATCAAGGGCAGATTATGATATGGAGGCCAGTCCCCTTGTTGGAAGGAGCACTGATTTGTCCTCAGAGGGTATGCCTAGGCAAACCACTCGATGggctcatgatgatgatgatgctagtGCTGCTACTAGGCGAGACAATAATTTGTCATCAGTGCGTGTGCGACAAACGCCGGAGTGGTCATCAGAGAATACTTCCCGTTTCTGGCCATCTCAGAGCAGGTCCTCTTTTACCTCATCTGGTAGGCCCCGCTTCCGGCAAATGCGTGGGCATTCACCTAGGAGTGCTCACAGTTTTACACGGTATCCTAGGCAGTCAACAGATAATACAGCACCCCATTCCCGACGGTTGCGATGGAGGGATGAAAGATGGTCACCGTACAATAGCCAGCGCTAG